A window of the Branchiostoma floridae strain S238N-H82 chromosome 12, Bfl_VNyyK, whole genome shotgun sequence genome harbors these coding sequences:
- the LOC118427525 gene encoding uncharacterized protein LOC118427525 isoform X1, whose amino-acid sequence MPRVLSLCALVLSVVLVAVLSGTAAQGSSGPMCGRLLVRRFQRLCMDLRRRRSVDDTDQSLMSRLTPHLALSTHWENAVAETEPERGLQLKNKRDPDSDTPATDIFDVCCERGCSTEELVIYCGIWHGGAF is encoded by the exons ATGCCACGCGTGCTGTCGCTGTGTGCCCTGGTGCTGTCCGTGGTGTTGGTTGCTGTGCTGTCCGGCACGGCTGCCCAGGGCAGCTCGGGCCCGATGTGCGGTCGCCTGCTGGTGCGACGGTTTCAGCGGCTGTGCATGGACCTCAGGCGGCGCCGCAGCGTCGATGACACCGACCAATCCCTGATGTCACGTCTGACACCCCATCTCGCTCTGAGCACCCATTGGGAAAATG CAGTGGCAGAGACCGAACCAGAGCGCGGCCTCCAGCTGAAGAACAAGCGGGACCCCGACTCGGACACCCCGGCCACCGACATCTTCGACGTCTGCTGCGAGCGAGGCTGTTCCACCGAAGAGCTGGTCATCTACTGCGGAATTTGGCACGGTGGAGCTTTCTAA
- the LOC118427525 gene encoding uncharacterized protein LOC118427525 isoform X2 produces MPRVLSLCALVLSVVLVAVLSGTAAQGSSGPMCGRLLVRRFQRLCMDLRRRRSVDDTDQSLMSRLTPHLALSTHWENVAETEPERGLQLKNKRDPDSDTPATDIFDVCCERGCSTEELVIYCGIWHGGAF; encoded by the exons ATGCCACGCGTGCTGTCGCTGTGTGCCCTGGTGCTGTCCGTGGTGTTGGTTGCTGTGCTGTCCGGCACGGCTGCCCAGGGCAGCTCGGGCCCGATGTGCGGTCGCCTGCTGGTGCGACGGTTTCAGCGGCTGTGCATGGACCTCAGGCGGCGCCGCAGCGTCGATGACACCGACCAATCCCTGATGTCACGTCTGACACCCCATCTCGCTCTGAGCACCCATTGGGAAAATG TGGCAGAGACCGAACCAGAGCGCGGCCTCCAGCTGAAGAACAAGCGGGACCCCGACTCGGACACCCCGGCCACCGACATCTTCGACGTCTGCTGCGAGCGAGGCTGTTCCACCGAAGAGCTGGTCATCTACTGCGGAATTTGGCACGGTGGAGCTTTCTAA